The following proteins are encoded in a genomic region of Liolophura sinensis isolate JHLJ2023 chromosome 5, CUHK_Ljap_v2, whole genome shotgun sequence:
- the LOC135465612 gene encoding uncharacterized protein LOC135465612, translating into MEFEYYYVVIILVVLKLSFWSCVCYFRSQKSRAARANQRLVIVDSHTRQGVTPFPAPHNDRSVIVDHEEPPATSTGPPSYTEVMTANPQGREDKPPSYSQAVEGHQEEDSRTPIPPHFTPQPPSTRSSVEVTGAQANA; encoded by the exons ATGGAGTTTGAATACTATTACGT agTGATCATACTTGTTGTTTTGAAGCTGTCTTTCTGGTCTTGTGTCTGCTACTTCCGGTCGCAAAAATCCCGCGCAGCCCGTGCAAATCAGCGACTTGTCATTGTAGACAGTCACACTCGTCAAGGTGTCACGCCATTCCCTGCGCCTCACAAT GACCGATCAGTCATTGTGGACCACGAGGAACCTCCAGCTACATCCACGGGTCCACCGTCTTACACTGAAGTAATGACAGCTAACCCCCAGGGAAGAGAGGACAAGCCCCCGTCCTACAGCCAGGCAGTGGAGGGGCATCAGGAAGAGGACAGTAGGACGCCCATCCCCCCACATTTCACACCACAACCCCCATCCACCAGATCTTCAGTGGAAGTAACCGGCGCACAGGCTAACGCTTAA